A section of the Devosia rhizoryzae genome encodes:
- a CDS encoding cytochrome b produces the protein MSLKSTAHRYGNMAVVIHWLSALAVILMLMSGLAMGNNDDLVPRVLPFHLILGIVVGVLTLFRVLWWLVFDKHPEPADPVNSLQNRLAQVVHLGLYVAILVMVASGIATVALTGAAPAIFGGGALPDFEDVAPFMTHSLLSRLLIVLAIGHIGAALFHQFVRRDGLIRRMMPSGSSR, from the coding sequence ATGTCGCTGAAATCCACCGCGCATAGATATGGAAATATGGCCGTCGTCATCCACTGGCTGTCCGCGCTCGCCGTGATCCTGATGCTGATGTCGGGCCTCGCCATGGGCAACAACGACGATCTGGTGCCCCGCGTGTTGCCGTTCCACCTGATCCTCGGCATCGTGGTCGGTGTGTTGACGCTGTTCCGCGTGCTTTGGTGGCTGGTGTTCGACAAGCATCCCGAGCCCGCCGATCCGGTCAATTCCTTGCAGAACCGGCTGGCCCAGGTGGTGCATCTTGGGCTTTACGTCGCCATCCTCGTCATGGTCGCTTCTGGCATTGCCACGGTCGCCCTTACCGGCGCGGCGCCCGCGATCTTCGGCGGCGGTGCCTTGCCCGACTTCGAAGACGTTGCACCCTTCATGACCCACAGCCTCCTCAGCCGCCTGCTGATCGTCCTCGCCATCGGCCATATCGGCGCCGCCCTGTTCCACCAGTTCGTGCGGCGGGATGGATTGATCCGGCGGATGATGCCCTCAGGCTCGTCCCGCTAG
- a CDS encoding MarR family winged helix-turn-helix transcriptional regulator, whose amino-acid sequence MALNRDTSIGYLTNWAARLLVRELERHLSHAGLSPAHMPVLLALEGGERPQKEIAESASVRQETMTGTLNRMERDGLITRRPNPDDGRSMLVALTPLAREKLPQVEDAARTINALVLEQLTPEERTQFIATMKKMIGVLEAQG is encoded by the coding sequence ATGGCTCTTAATCGTGATACCTCGATCGGCTACCTGACCAATTGGGCGGCGCGCCTCCTCGTGCGCGAGCTCGAGCGGCACCTCAGCCATGCCGGCCTTTCGCCCGCGCACATGCCGGTGCTGCTGGCGCTTGAAGGGGGTGAACGGCCGCAAAAGGAAATCGCCGAAAGCGCCTCGGTGCGACAGGAAACCATGACGGGCACGCTCAATCGCATGGAGCGCGACGGCCTTATCACCCGCCGCCCCAACCCCGATGACGGCCGCTCGATGCTCGTGGCGCTCACCCCGTTGGCGCGCGAAAAACTCCCGCAAGTCGAAGACGCCGCCCGCACCATCAACGCCCTGGTGCTGGAACAGCTGACGCCCGAGGAGCGTACGCAGTTTATTGCGACGATGAAGAAGATGATCGGCGTGCTGGAAGCGCAGGGGTAA
- a CDS encoding YggT family protein, translating into MRAVLDIILILLQLYWWVLLIMIIMSWLISFNVINTRNQFVAAVWRVLNQLTEPVLGPIRRFMPNFSGLDLSPLIAFLIIFFLQSIIGYYAYPAVVRAGI; encoded by the coding sequence ATGCGCGCCGTGCTTGATATCATCCTGATCCTCCTCCAGCTCTACTGGTGGGTGCTGCTCATCATGATCATCATGAGCTGGCTGATCTCGTTCAACGTCATCAATACGCGCAATCAGTTCGTGGCCGCGGTCTGGCGCGTCCTCAATCAGCTGACCGAGCCGGTGCTCGGGCCGATCCGCCGCTTCATGCCCAATTTCTCGGGCCTCGACCTCTCGCCGCTGATCGCTTTCCTGATCATCTTCTTCCTTCAGTCGATCATCGGCTACTACGCCTATCCGGCCGTGGTGCGCGCCGGCATCTAG
- a CDS encoding tellurite resistance TerB family protein encodes MFEALTRLFGRTEAPVDVDDPKLSVAALLVHLAAVDGSMGDNERRAIRSALMDHYALDETSVDKLIREAARQDAEAVDFYKFTSGLTRLEMEDRIEVIRMMWTVVFADNKNHELEDNMVWRIAELIGVSSRDRTILRNQVRGAAEETVEDQ; translated from the coding sequence ATGTTCGAGGCCCTGACCCGCCTGTTTGGCCGTACCGAGGCGCCGGTGGATGTGGATGATCCCAAGCTTTCCGTAGCCGCGCTCCTGGTGCATCTGGCCGCGGTCGATGGCAGCATGGGCGATAACGAGCGGCGCGCGATCCGCAGCGCGCTGATGGATCATTATGCGCTGGATGAAACAAGCGTCGACAAGCTGATCCGCGAGGCGGCACGCCAGGATGCCGAGGCGGTTGATTTTTATAAGTTCACCAGCGGCCTGACCCGGCTCGAAATGGAAGACCGGATCGAGGTCATCCGCATGATGTGGACCGTGGTTTTTGCCGACAACAAGAACCACGAGCTCGAGGACAACATGGTCTGGCGCATTGCCGAGCTGATCGGGGTTTCGAGCCGCGACCGCACGATCCTGCGCAACCAGGTGCGGGGCGCGGCCGAGGAAACCGTCGAGGATCAGTAG
- a CDS encoding DUF2806 domain-containing protein, with protein MSLINIEVATNALGLEKPAHALVKAIAQGIGATFYPWQKSRETRADIDAFAAWKHELSKLGTGTAQLDLSLSQRTELRLRIEEERFQINREAIAEESVKAFKSLPIASHDQRSAEIDDDWLDHFWRHAERVSVDDLRTLWGKVLARQAAGATNISARALSFLSTLSRSEAALIEAVAEVAIGSLDGHKPAFALVDSMAFLADSGSMKDRAGSENARINDLGLQHYAHANQWSDLDAIGVLSQSGWAYEAFLPVSDKGAHLSIGKQKYLICDGLVRVHDALVAGQFRFGSGMKFSPLGAELLSIVDVQPNAGFLSKVESTVAGFGLRLVSDT; from the coding sequence ATGAGTCTCATAAATATAGAAGTCGCCACCAATGCACTTGGCCTAGAGAAGCCGGCACACGCACTCGTAAAGGCGATTGCTCAAGGTATTGGTGCTACCTTTTACCCGTGGCAAAAGTCGCGGGAAACACGCGCTGACATCGACGCCTTTGCAGCCTGGAAACATGAACTGTCTAAGTTAGGGACAGGCACTGCTCAGCTTGACTTAAGTCTGTCCCAAAGGACCGAGTTACGGCTTCGAATAGAAGAAGAACGATTTCAAATAAACCGTGAGGCGATTGCGGAGGAAAGTGTCAAGGCTTTCAAATCACTGCCTATTGCAAGTCATGACCAAAGGTCTGCAGAGATCGATGACGACTGGCTTGATCACTTCTGGCGCCACGCTGAGCGAGTATCGGTCGATGATTTACGAACGCTTTGGGGAAAAGTTCTTGCCCGCCAAGCAGCCGGCGCTACTAATATCTCGGCTAGAGCCCTTAGCTTTTTAAGCACTTTGAGCAGGAGCGAAGCCGCTTTAATCGAGGCTGTAGCAGAAGTCGCAATTGGTTCGTTGGATGGCCACAAACCTGCGTTCGCATTAGTCGACAGCATGGCCTTTCTTGCTGATAGCGGCAGTATGAAAGATCGAGCAGGATCAGAAAATGCTCGGATCAATGATCTTGGGCTACAGCATTATGCCCATGCCAATCAATGGAGTGACCTAGACGCCATCGGGGTTCTCTCTCAGTCGGGATGGGCATACGAAGCCTTTCTTCCTGTCTCAGACAAGGGCGCACATCTTTCGATAGGTAAGCAGAAATACCTTATTTGTGACGGCCTTGTTCGAGTTCACGACGCCTTGGTGGCAGGGCAATTTCGATTTGGAAGCGGAATGAAGTTTTCCCCCCTTGGAGCGGAACTTCTTAGCATTGTGGACGTGCAGCCGAACGCCGGCTTCCTAAGTAAAGTGGAGAGCACAGTTGCAGGGTTTGGCCTTCGGTTGGTATCGGACACTTAA
- the ppa gene encoding inorganic diphosphatase, with protein sequence MNIDAIPTGKNPPDDLNVIIEVPLGGEPIKYEIDKDSGALFVDRFLYTPMRYPGNYGFVPHTLCGDGDPLDVIVMNSRPLVPGSVVRSRPVGVLFMEDDGGQDEKIIAVPVSKLTRMYDGIKDIEDFPEIQLERIKHFFTHYKDLEPGKWAKIDRIGNLADARKVIEDSIKMAQGQS encoded by the coding sequence ATGAACATCGACGCGATCCCGACCGGCAAGAACCCGCCCGACGACCTCAACGTCATCATCGAAGTGCCCCTGGGCGGCGAGCCGATCAAGTACGAAATCGACAAGGACTCGGGAGCGCTTTTCGTCGACCGCTTCCTTTATACGCCGATGCGCTATCCCGGAAACTACGGCTTCGTGCCCCATACGCTATGCGGCGATGGCGATCCGCTCGACGTCATCGTCATGAATTCGCGTCCGCTGGTGCCGGGCTCGGTCGTGCGCTCGCGCCCGGTCGGCGTCCTCTTCATGGAGGACGATGGCGGCCAGGACGAAAAGATCATCGCCGTGCCGGTCTCCAAGCTCACCCGCATGTATGACGGGATCAAGGACATCGAGGATTTCCCCGAAATCCAGCTCGAGCGCATCAAGCACTTTTTCACCCACTACAAGGATCTCGAGCCTGGCAAGTGGGCCAAGATCGACCGCATCGGCAACCTCGCCGATGCGCGCAAGGTGATCGAGGACTCGATCAAGATGGCCCAAGGCCAGTCGTAA
- a CDS encoding ImuA family protein yields the protein MFLFCSLSWCVMPPSLQQQRLAALRHVIADIERKPALSDPAKRLDSASTQGFPVLPAGLVQEVFCDAQRDTGASLGFALAQAKALMSAKRPAVFYLQLEKDSQSLGLPYGPGLSSFGIDPRHLVIVRTADMAEFLWAAEEIVSCRAVAAIVADVRGEPKLLNFTASRRLTMRASSNKVSLFMLRYGDRRESSASALRWRLTPYRSGKNPYDDRGIGAARWRLQLEKGRIAGNQVEWLVEWTKNGIAVVAQPANTNPWRFPTPVPGAQPAILADRLSQAG from the coding sequence ATGTTCCTGTTTTGTTCACTTAGCTGGTGTGTTATGCCGCCCTCCCTTCAGCAACAGCGCCTCGCCGCGCTGCGGCATGTCATTGCTGATATCGAGCGAAAACCTGCTCTTTCGGATCCGGCAAAGCGGTTGGACTCCGCCTCAACGCAAGGCTTTCCGGTGCTGCCCGCAGGGTTGGTGCAGGAGGTGTTTTGCGACGCCCAGCGGGATACCGGCGCCAGCCTGGGCTTTGCCCTGGCCCAGGCCAAAGCCTTGATGAGCGCAAAGCGTCCTGCTGTTTTTTACCTGCAATTGGAAAAAGACTCCCAGTCTCTCGGTCTGCCCTATGGGCCAGGCCTTTCCTCCTTCGGCATCGACCCGCGCCACCTCGTTATTGTTCGAACGGCAGACATGGCCGAGTTCTTGTGGGCTGCCGAAGAAATTGTCTCCTGCCGCGCGGTGGCAGCCATTGTCGCCGATGTGCGGGGCGAGCCGAAACTCCTCAATTTCACAGCAAGCCGCCGTCTCACCATGCGCGCCAGCAGCAATAAAGTGTCGCTTTTCATGCTGCGTTATGGCGACAGGCGCGAAAGCAGCGCCAGCGCCCTGCGATGGCGGCTCACTCCATATCGCAGCGGGAAAAACCCATACGACGACAGGGGCATAGGGGCAGCAAGGTGGCGGCTGCAATTGGAAAAGGGCCGCATTGCCGGCAACCAGGTCGAATGGCTGGTGGAGTGGACGAAAAATGGCATCGCAGTCGTCGCGCAACCTGCAAACACAAATCCTTGGCGCTTCCCAACGCCGGTTCCTGGCGCTCAACCTGCCATACTGGCCGATCGACTATCTCAAGCGGGCTGA
- a CDS encoding serine hydrolase produces MTKRFFAAATLLALAATPTVSQEAAMPSNGEISQILADRIDRDEANVGIAVAVIEGGEVRFVSHGTIGRDDPAPVNEFTPFEAGSITKVFTSLLLAQLALEGEIDLDRPIAEYLPEGTVVPDLDGKPITPFDLATHMSGLSGLPEEITAAGLENPYSGYTDAQLLDWLSRQQLVGPIGERFEYSNAGVALLGEVIEGVTDEPFAKTVEQRILFPLGMESSTLSLGAEKPEGMAIGHDASGTPAPYWDFDAVAPAGALITTASDLAKFIAAASGATETELRPAFEKMLERVRPLDTGSIGLGWFITPTGSGEIVWHNGRTGGFSSFAGFERTSGNGVVVLSNMSTEAGINDIGMHLLDPSLPLRVQPVPRAAVEIDPTVLPSYAGDYVLAPGVVLSVTTEDNRLFAQLTGQPRFEIFPMSETEFFYKVVEAQLSFVTEEDGTVSVVLHQNGQDLPGVRE; encoded by the coding sequence TTGACCAAACGCTTCTTTGCCGCCGCGACGCTTCTTGCCCTTGCGGCGACCCCGACCGTGAGCCAGGAAGCGGCCATGCCCTCCAATGGCGAGATCAGCCAGATCCTCGCCGACCGTATCGACCGCGACGAAGCCAATGTCGGCATCGCCGTGGCCGTGATCGAAGGCGGGGAAGTCCGCTTCGTGTCGCATGGCACGATCGGCCGCGACGATCCAGCACCAGTCAACGAATTCACGCCCTTCGAAGCCGGCTCGATCACCAAGGTCTTTACCAGCCTTCTTCTGGCGCAGCTGGCGCTGGAAGGCGAGATCGACCTCGATAGGCCGATTGCCGAATACCTCCCCGAGGGCACGGTGGTGCCCGATCTCGATGGCAAGCCGATCACCCCGTTTGATCTTGCCACCCATATGTCGGGCCTTTCCGGCCTGCCCGAGGAGATTACCGCGGCCGGGCTCGAAAACCCCTATTCCGGCTATACCGATGCCCAGCTGCTCGACTGGTTGAGCCGGCAACAGCTCGTCGGCCCGATCGGCGAGCGTTTCGAATATTCCAATGCGGGCGTTGCGCTTTTGGGCGAGGTGATCGAGGGCGTGACCGACGAGCCTTTCGCCAAGACGGTCGAGCAGCGCATTCTCTTTCCGCTCGGCATGGAAAGCTCGACCCTGTCGCTGGGCGCCGAAAAGCCCGAGGGCATGGCCATCGGGCACGACGCTTCCGGCACGCCGGCCCCTTATTGGGATTTCGACGCCGTGGCCCCCGCCGGCGCGCTGATCACCACCGCTTCGGACCTCGCCAAGTTCATCGCCGCGGCCAGCGGCGCGACGGAAACCGAACTGAGGCCGGCCTTTGAAAAGATGCTGGAACGCGTGCGCCCGCTCGACACCGGCTCCATCGGGCTCGGCTGGTTCATCACCCCCACCGGCTCGGGCGAGATCGTCTGGCACAATGGCCGCACCGGCGGCTTTTCGAGCTTTGCCGGCTTCGAGCGCACCAGCGGCAATGGCGTCGTCGTGCTCTCCAACATGTCGACCGAGGCCGGCATCAACGATATCGGCATGCATCTGCTCGATCCCTCGCTGCCGCTGCGCGTGCAGCCGGTGCCGCGCGCCGCGGTCGAGATCGATCCAACCGTGTTGCCCAGCTATGCCGGGGACTACGTTTTGGCGCCCGGCGTAGTGCTGAGCGTCACGACGGAAGATAACCGGCTCTTTGCCCAGCTCACCGGCCAGCCGCGGTTTGAGATTTTTCCGATGAGCGAGACCGAGTTTTTCTACAAAGTCGTCGAGGCGCAGCTGAGCTTCGTGACGGAAGAGGACGGGACGGTGTCGGTGGTCTTGCATCAGAACGGGCAGGACCTGCCGGGGGTAAGGGAGTAA
- a CDS encoding sodium-translocating pyrophosphatase, with protein MDLALWLIVLCGGLSIVYGILTTQTLLRADAGSARMQEISAAVREGASAYLKRQYTTIAIVGVVILIAAFFLLGPYAAVGFLIGAVLSGAAGFIGMNVSVRANVRVAQAAVGSLARGLDLAFKSGAVTGMLVAGLGLLGVTLYFLILTGMGFDPTSRTVIDALVALSFGASLISIFARLGGGIFTKGADVGGDMVGKVEAGIPEDDPRNPATIADNVGDNVGDCAGMAADLFETYVVTIVATMVLAAIILPDAYKLIGMVLPLAIGGACVVTSIIGTYFVKLGADNNIMGALYKGVIASGVLSLVVLLPVLWLLFGDMNVAIETASKTFTPWSLFWCGVTGLVITGLIIVITEYYTGTNRRPVNSIAEASVTGHGTNVIQGLAVSLESTALPALVIIGGIIVTYSLGGLFGIAIAVSTMLALAGIIVALDAFGPVTDNAGGIAEMAGLPKEVRHNTDALDAVGNTTKAVTKGYAIGSAGLGALVLFAAYTEDLKHYFTDLTVNFDLANPYVVVGLLFGGLLPFLFGGMSMTAVGRAAQAVVVEVRRQFKADVGIMAGTSKPDYARAVDMLTRAAIREMIVPSLLPVLSPIVVYFAILWIAGQANAFSALGAMLMGVIVTGLFVAISMTAGGGAWDNAKKSFEDGFTDSHGVVHHKGGDAHKASVTGDTVGDPYKDTAGPAVNPMIKITNIVALLLLAVLASWGV; from the coding sequence ATGGATCTGGCACTTTGGCTGATCGTCCTGTGCGGCGGCCTGTCTATCGTCTATGGCATTCTGACAACCCAAACCCTGCTCCGCGCCGACGCCGGTTCGGCCCGCATGCAGGAAATCTCGGCGGCCGTGCGTGAGGGCGCCTCGGCCTATCTCAAGCGGCAATATACCACCATCGCCATTGTCGGCGTCGTCATCCTGATTGCCGCCTTCTTCCTGCTCGGGCCCTATGCGGCCGTCGGCTTTTTGATCGGCGCGGTGCTGTCGGGCGCTGCCGGCTTTATCGGCATGAATGTTTCGGTGCGCGCCAATGTGCGCGTCGCCCAGGCCGCCGTCGGTTCGCTCGCCCGTGGCCTCGACCTTGCCTTTAAGTCCGGCGCCGTCACCGGCATGCTTGTGGCCGGCCTCGGTCTTCTCGGCGTCACGCTTTATTTCCTGATCCTCACCGGCATGGGCTTTGACCCGACCAGCCGCACCGTCATCGACGCGCTGGTGGCTTTAAGCTTTGGCGCTTCGCTGATCTCGATCTTCGCCCGCCTCGGCGGCGGTATCTTCACCAAGGGCGCCGATGTTGGCGGCGACATGGTGGGCAAGGTCGAAGCCGGAATTCCCGAAGACGATCCGCGCAATCCCGCGACCATCGCCGATAACGTCGGCGACAATGTCGGCGACTGCGCCGGCATGGCCGCCGACCTGTTCGAGACCTACGTCGTCACCATCGTCGCCACCATGGTGCTCGCGGCCATCATCCTGCCGGACGCCTATAAGTTGATCGGCATGGTGCTGCCGCTGGCGATCGGCGGCGCCTGCGTCGTCACATCGATCATCGGCACCTATTTCGTCAAGCTCGGCGCCGACAACAACATCATGGGCGCGCTTTACAAGGGCGTCATCGCCTCGGGCGTGCTCTCGCTCGTCGTGCTGCTGCCGGTGCTGTGGCTGTTGTTCGGTGACATGAATGTCGCGATCGAGACCGCGTCGAAAACATTTACGCCTTGGTCGCTGTTCTGGTGCGGCGTCACCGGCCTCGTGATTACCGGCCTCATCATCGTCATCACCGAATATTACACCGGCACCAATCGGCGCCCGGTCAATTCCATCGCGGAAGCCTCGGTGACCGGCCATGGCACCAATGTCATCCAGGGCCTCGCCGTCTCGCTTGAGTCCACGGCGCTGCCGGCGCTGGTGATCATCGGCGGCATCATCGTCACCTATTCGCTGGGTGGCCTTTTCGGCATTGCCATCGCCGTGTCGACCATGCTCGCCCTCGCCGGCATCATCGTCGCGCTCGACGCCTTCGGCCCGGTCACCGACAATGCCGGTGGCATCGCCGAAATGGCCGGCCTCCCCAAGGAAGTGCGCCACAATACCGATGCGCTGGATGCGGTCGGCAACACCACCAAGGCCGTGACTAAGGGCTATGCCATTGGCTCGGCGGGCCTCGGCGCCCTGGTGCTCTTTGCCGCCTATACCGAGGATCTCAAACACTATTTTACCGATCTCACGGTCAACTTCGACCTCGCAAACCCGTATGTCGTGGTCGGGCTTCTGTTCGGTGGCCTGCTGCCCTTCCTTTTCGGCGGCATGTCAATGACCGCGGTTGGCCGCGCCGCCCAGGCCGTGGTGGTGGAAGTGCGCCGTCAGTTCAAGGCCGATGTCGGGATCATGGCCGGCACGTCCAAGCCTGACTATGCCCGCGCCGTCGACATGCTGACCCGCGCCGCCATCCGCGAAATGATCGTCCCGTCGCTCTTGCCGGTGCTGTCGCCCATCGTCGTCTACTTCGCCATCCTCTGGATTGCCGGCCAGGCCAATGCCTTTTCGGCCCTGGGCGCCATGCTGATGGGCGTCATCGTGACCGGCCTCTTCGTCGCCATCTCCATGACCGCCGGCGGCGGCGCCTGGGATAATGCTAAGAAGAGTTTTGAGGACGGGTTCACCGACTCGCACGGCGTCGTCCACCACAAGGGCGGCGACGCCCACAAGGCCTCGGTTACCGGCGACACCGTCGGCGACCCCTACAAGGACACAGCCGGCCCCGCCGTTAATCCGATGATCAAGATCACCAATATCGTCGCCCTGCTGTTGCTGGCCGTGCTGGCGAGCTGGGGGGTGTGA
- a CDS encoding Y-family DNA polymerase, which translates to MASQSSRNLQTQILGASQRRFLALNLPYWPIDYLKRADPALRDKPLALYEHIKGGLRLAALDPMLLREGLRIGQNLADARAIEPHMVVQEIDRLLLKTAFEAFADWHSNASPLVSVLTDREAFGDLVLDITGVAHLFGGERSMLRLLLTRLRDLGYSVSGAIAPTIGAAWGISHFAKSQIVEVDALESCLDVLPVAALRLNQNQISTFSQMGITTIAEVRRRSRKQLQARFGAGLLIRLDQAYGEIEERMSPRLPQVDHHVDRRLAEPISLMDDVLRVTRDLADQLCTHLESEGLGAQSFHLFLYRVDHKVMPLSLNAARLTRDPQHIFELFRHHAQRIEAEYDPGFGIDMVRLAASSLEALGAVQTGAFSIENGSEDIDRLNDRLASRLGAMAVLQTEMVASRLPERAARLVPTLASVPHHFVEAPPLRRPLRLLPVPERVAITAEVPDGLPAAMVWRQQTYRLRKGEGPERLGAEWWRKAERLKLVEQTEPKKPEPGEKQEPPPYIPNLPQFVPDADTRDYYVVEDQEGRRFWVFRQGFYSGDTPPLWYLHGFFS; encoded by the coding sequence ATGGCATCGCAGTCGTCGCGCAACCTGCAAACACAAATCCTTGGCGCTTCCCAACGCCGGTTCCTGGCGCTCAACCTGCCATACTGGCCGATCGACTATCTCAAGCGGGCTGATCCGGCACTTCGTGACAAGCCGCTGGCGCTTTACGAGCATATCAAGGGAGGCTTGCGTCTGGCAGCGCTTGATCCAATGCTGCTACGCGAAGGCTTGCGAATTGGCCAAAATCTTGCCGATGCTCGCGCCATCGAACCCCATATGGTGGTTCAGGAAATCGACAGGCTTCTGCTTAAAACCGCCTTTGAAGCTTTTGCCGATTGGCACTCCAATGCCAGTCCATTGGTGTCGGTGCTGACTGATCGTGAGGCTTTTGGCGACTTAGTGCTCGACATTACCGGCGTCGCTCACCTTTTTGGCGGCGAAAGGTCCATGCTGCGCTTGCTGCTTACCCGCTTGCGGGATCTGGGCTATTCGGTGAGCGGAGCCATCGCTCCTACTATAGGCGCGGCTTGGGGGATCAGCCATTTTGCCAAGAGCCAGATCGTCGAGGTCGATGCTCTTGAATCCTGTCTCGATGTTTTGCCGGTTGCTGCGCTTCGTCTAAACCAAAACCAGATATCCACCTTTAGCCAAATGGGCATCACTACCATTGCGGAGGTGCGGCGACGCTCGCGCAAGCAGCTGCAGGCGCGGTTTGGTGCTGGGCTTCTGATCCGGCTCGACCAAGCCTATGGCGAGATCGAAGAGCGCATGTCGCCCCGTCTGCCGCAGGTAGATCATCATGTCGACAGGCGTTTGGCCGAACCGATCAGCCTCATGGACGACGTGCTGCGCGTTACCCGCGACTTGGCCGACCAATTGTGTACCCATCTCGAAAGCGAAGGCTTGGGCGCGCAGAGCTTTCACCTGTTCTTGTACCGCGTCGACCACAAGGTAATGCCACTTTCGCTCAATGCTGCCCGCCTGACGCGCGACCCCCAGCACATCTTTGAGCTTTTCCGCCATCATGCGCAGCGCATAGAGGCTGAATACGATCCGGGCTTTGGCATCGACATGGTTCGACTGGCAGCCAGTAGCCTTGAAGCCTTGGGCGCTGTGCAGACGGGTGCCTTTTCGATCGAGAATGGTTCTGAGGATATCGACAGGCTTAACGATCGGCTTGCAAGCCGTCTGGGTGCAATGGCGGTGCTGCAAACCGAAATGGTGGCAAGCCGCTTGCCGGAGCGAGCGGCGCGACTGGTGCCGACACTTGCATCAGTCCCTCACCATTTCGTAGAGGCACCGCCCCTTCGGCGCCCCTTGCGGCTGCTTCCTGTTCCGGAACGAGTGGCTATTACCGCCGAAGTACCTGATGGCCTGCCGGCTGCAATGGTGTGGCGTCAACAAACCTATCGTTTGCGGAAAGGCGAAGGGCCTGAACGGCTGGGTGCGGAATGGTGGCGCAAGGCCGAGCGGCTAAAGCTTGTGGAGCAGACCGAACCAAAAAAACCAGAGCCTGGCGAAAAGCAGGAGCCGCCCCCTTACATTCCAAACCTTCCGCAGTTCGTGCCTGATGCGGACACGCGAGATTATTATGTGGTTGAAGATCAGGAGGGGCGGCGGTTTTGGGTATTTCGCCAAGGCTTTTATAGCGGTGACACGCCACCGCTCTGGTATCTTCATGGGTTTTTCTCATGA